The genomic window CTTACCTTTGCCAGACAAAGTCCTCTATCTTGACACCGATACAATGGCGAATGGCGATATTGCTCCCTTATTTAATAAGGATATAACCGGGTATGAATTCGCCGGAGTAAAAGATAATCTTGGTCGGTTCTTCATATCCCCCAATTATATGAATGCCGGGGTGCTTCTATTTAATCTTGCAGAAGTTAGAAAAACCGGATTATTTAAAAAGGCCCGGGAAATGTGCAATAACAAGAAGATGGCCTTTCCCGATCAAACTGCGCTTAATAAACTCAATAAAAAGAAGTGTTTTTTACCCCGCCGCTATAACGAACAATACAAGCTTCGTAAAGATACTGTCATTCAGCACTTTTCAAAATCAATTCGTTTCTTCCCCTTCTATCACACAGTAAATATTAAACCTTGGCAAGTGGATAAAATTCATGATATCTACCATCTCAATGCTTATGATGGCGTGCTCTATGAATATCTTGCTCATGTCGCCAACCTTCGCTTGAAAGGAATATATTAATTATGGATCGCGAAATATTAAATCTTGCCTATAAAATTCTTATTATTATTTCCATTGTATTTGTCGCTTTTTACCTGCCAAGAGTCATCGGATGGTTTGGGGCATTAAGAAAAAATAAGCACTATCATAACCCAATTAAAAACAGAATTGCCGTTTTAATTCCCGCTCGTAACGAAGGCGAAGCTATTATTCCTCTTCTAGCTTCCTTACAGAAGCAAGATTACGATCATGACTATTTTGATGTACATGTCATCGTTAAAGATAAAAATGATCCGGCAATCAAATTTACAAAGGATATGATCAATGGCTTCACATATGTGGCGGACGAACAAAAAAGTAAGGCCGATGCGCTTGACTTCGCATTAAAAGATATTCTTAGTAAAAATCCAGACGCTTACGAAAGTTACGTTATCGTTGATGCCGATTGTATGCTTGATGCCCATTTTGTCAGTGCGATGAATGATGCCTTAGCAACCAAGAAGGATATTATATGTGGAAAAAAATTGGTTAAAAATTATCTATTAAAACAAAAGGGTGCTTCTTCATTATCTGGTGATTGCAATGGCTTGATTTGGACAATCATCGATGAACTTGGCAACCGTTATAAGTCCGCTCACAATTTAACAATCATGACCATTTCTACTGGAGTAATGATTCATAAGTCTTTGATTCAACAGTGGGAAGGCTGGCCTTACCACCAGACAATGACTGAAGACATGGAACTTCAACGGGATGCCGCCTTAAACCACTATTCCACTCTCTATAATCCAGATGCCGTTCTTTATTTAGAAGAAGCTAAAAAACTTAATGTTACTAATAAGAGACGTCAAAGGT from Bacilli bacterium includes these protein-coding regions:
- a CDS encoding glycosyltransferase, whose product is MINLLYGGNQKAYDGMMISLISIANNTKEPLNVFILTMNLSDVESRNQPISNIRAEYLEEILKRKNAASKVTLLDITDLFRQEMGHSKNIKSFYTPYTFLRLFADTLPLPDKVLYLDTDTMANGDIAPLFNKDITGYEFAGVKDNLGRFFISPNYMNAGVLLFNLAEVRKTGLFKKAREMCNNKKMAFPDQTALNKLNKKKCFLPRRYNEQYKLRKDTVIQHFSKSIRFFPFYHTVNIKPWQVDKIHDIYHLNAYDGVLYEYLAHVANLRLKGIY
- a CDS encoding glycosyltransferase family 2 protein; its protein translation is MDREILNLAYKILIIISIVFVAFYLPRVIGWFGALRKNKHYHNPIKNRIAVLIPARNEGEAIIPLLASLQKQDYDHDYFDVHVIVKDKNDPAIKFTKDMINGFTYVADEQKSKADALDFALKDILSKNPDAYESYVIVDADCMLDAHFVSAMNDALATKKDIICGKKLVKNYLLKQKGASSLSGDCNGLIWTIIDELGNRYKSAHNLTIMTISTGVMIHKSLIQQWEGWPYHQTMTEDMELQRDAALNHYSTLYNPDAVLYLEEAKKLNVTNKRRQRWMSGLIKSDRIYREEIKNLSFKSLKEKINYYYIYSLYIVYWYIGYLLLGGIAYSFASLTFFGFSNPIAADFLTLGLIHFGLIYLAFFFLTLAILLAEGKRNPLPWYRKLVLLFVHPLFYMGYIKIVSKALFSHKAETWESIDRVNFQTENRGE